Genomic segment of Methanomicrobia archaeon:
TCTCCGGGAGGTCGCTCAGTGAAGGATAGCACCGATCGCCCAATAGCTCATCGAGATTCGGATTCACTGGATAAACGGTGTAGCCCGCCTCCTTCAGGTCTTTGTAGACTTTATGGCCAAACTTCTCAGGATTGCCGGAAGCGCCGACGACGGCGAAGACGTTCTCTTTCCGTAGGAATTCCGTAACGAGCTCTGCGTTCATCCAGTCTCCAAAACGGGCTCCTGGTAATGATAAAGCGTGCCCTCGTGCAGCACCGCCCGGATGTCGTTCCGCGTCGCCCGTCGCACGACCCCTTTCACCGGATCCCGAACATGCCGCATATTCGCCGTTTCGGTGCTGATCACCACGAGATTCGCCCGCTTGCCTTCTGCCAGTACCCCTACCGTTTCTGCTTCATGTAACACCTGAGCAGCGTTGAGCGTGCACATCCGCAACACCTCCGTGTCATCGAGTCGAAAGAGTTTCGCGATGAACTCCATCTCCGTCAGCATATCGGGCGTATTGAGCATGACGTTATCCGTGCCGAGAGCAACGGTTAATCCCGCATCAAGCATCTGCTTCACCGGCGGCAGGCCTAGCCCGTTGACCAGATTAGCCCGAACGCAAACCACAGCAGCTATACCCTTCTCCTGCATCCGCTTGAAATCCTGAGGCGATGCCTTCAGTAAATGCACGATATAATCCGGCTCGAGCGCGAGTGCACCGTCAATATCATCTGCGGTCCGTTCACCAGCGTGCAGCGCGAACAGCTTGTCCCGGCACTTCACTTCTGCAGCTACCGTCTGCAAATCCTCCCGATCATGGTCTGCAACACTTGACATCCCCATACCATCAACCAGTGCGAAAAGCGCGTCAAGCTCATCCGCGCTCATACCATCCGCAGGCCTGCCCAATATCTTAGCACGCGGTTTTACACCACCGGTGTCGAGCTGTAACGCCGCTCGCAGCGCGTTCGCGCCACGAATGCCGCCCTCGCGGAAGTCCGCAAACAGCTGCGTGCCCGTAGCGAACATATCCGCAAGGGTCTCACGCATCGCGGTAACCAGCTCAGCGTAAGGCGTCTCCGCCAGTATCCGGTGTTTGAACCCCCCGGGACCCACGAGCTGCGCCAGCGGCAGAGCCGGTGGTTCCTTCGCTACGGTATCACCGATGTGCGTGTGCGCGTTGACGAACGCGGGGAGGATAATGCCAGAGAGTTCCGATTCCAGGTTCTCCTCGCTGAGCTCCTTGATAACGCCCTGCTCAACCACGATAGAGCCCTCTACCGCGTCAAAATCATAGCCGCGCACCACAATGCCCGAAAGTATCAGCTCACCTCGCTGCATCCAGCTCTACCACACCAAGTGTTGAAAGAACCGCAATGAGAAATACTTTCCGCTCTGTCCGGCTTCATTTGCCCGGCCGCAGGTTCAGGATCTGCGTTCCCGCGTTATCCGCAGATCCAGGACGACATGGTATTTCCGCGGACCGACCGAGCGGACAATCCGCTGCTCCTCGCTCGTTATTCGTAGGGACGCATCGAAAGCAGCGGCGATGAGCTCTTCCGCGCGTGCAAAGGGGACCGTAAACAGATCACGCGTGCTTCGCCCACGCGCCACGGCATAATAGTGGATCGTTCCCGCTTCTCGCTCTTCATCATCCCCTCCTTTCCACAACCGTAACGCGCGCACCGCGGCGGGTAAGAACGCATGGGCGGTCTCCGGCAACGGCATGAGCACACGGTCTACCCGGCCCTGCAGCTCAGCAGCCACTTTCACGGCATCGCCCAGAATAGGGATCACGCGTCCTTCGACACGGTTCAACGCTACATTCTCCTGCAGGTATGCAAACGCATGCGGATTCACATCGACGGAATAGATCGTGGCCTGCGGTTGCAGCTTCGCGATCAGAATAGAGAAGCAGCCGACCCCGGCGAACAGGTTGAGTACCGTTTCAGCTGGCGCGACCTTCCGGGCAATACGCATCCGCTCGTACGAGAGCCGCGGCGATAAAAAGACCTGTTTGAGGTCCGCCTTGAAGCGGCAACCGCTCTCACAATACGTGGTCTCCAGACTCGGGTCACCCCAGATCACCGTGAGATCCCGTGTCCGATAGCGCTCATCGGTCTGGGCGTGGAGTGGCACGGCCGCGATAGTGCGAACCTTTGGATAGCGCGTATGAAGCGCTTCCGCGATATGCAACTGCGCAGCCTGCAGTTCCGGCGGGATTCGAATAACGATGACCTCACCAATGCGGTCGAACGAGGTGACCAGCTTCGCGATACTGCGCTCGTCGAGAATTTCTGCCAACGCGTTCTTTAACTTCATGAACCGGTGCGCTCTGCGCGGCACGCGTCGCGAGCGACTGAGGGTGAGATACGCCGTTAAGTTAAATAAGATTGGCGAGATAGAACTGTATTGATCATCGTTTTATTACCGTAAAAAATGGCAGAAGAGTATTTCGGCATTCCACGCGACATACAGGCGTTCTTTGAGGACGCGTACGGCAAGACGCTGCTGATCAAGGGTCCGCCGGGTACGGGCAAGACCGCCTTTGCGCTTACCCTGCTCAGCATGCTCAAGGGAAACGGTGCGTACCTCGCTACACGCGTTGACCCCGAGACCTTATACCAGCAGCATCCCTGGATCAGAGATAAAATCGCCGCGGAGAACATCGTTGATGCTACCCAATCGGAGCGCGAGCGCGCGATAAAATCGCCCGGGGTAACGATCAAGCCGCTCAAATACAGCAAC
This window contains:
- a CDS encoding CoA-binding protein; the protein is MNAELVTEFLRKENVFAVVGASGNPEKFGHKVYKDLKEAGYTVYPVNPNLDELLGDRCYPSLSDLPEKPAVVETVVPPELTEKVVRECESLGIDKVWMQPGSESEQAIAFCKRNGIKFVYGVCVMVQRRTFR
- a CDS encoding class I SAM-dependent methyltransferase family protein, which encodes MKLKNALAEILDERSIAKLVTSFDRIGEVIVIRIPPELQAAQLHIAEALHTRYPKVRTIAAVPLHAQTDERYRTRDLTVIWGDPSLETTYCESGCRFKADLKQVFLSPRLSYERMRIARKVAPAETVLNLFAGVGCFSILIAKLQPQATIYSVDVNPHAFAYLQENVALNRVEGRVIPILGDAVKVAAELQGRVDRVLMPLPETAHAFLPAAVRALRLWKGGDDEEREAGTIHYYAVARGRSTRDLFTVPFARAEELIAAAFDASLRITSEEQRIVRSVGPRKYHVVLDLRITRERRS